From Clostridia bacterium, one genomic window encodes:
- a CDS encoding ABC transporter ATP-binding protein has translation MFAKLKTHSFFSLCGRFKWYLLLLTLLGTVGSVVGVWFAFASKTVVDVAAGEVQGDIVSAIIILMVLVVLQLVIQILNSRFYVIAAGKIEMYLRSLLFSELLNKKLNEIEKMQTGELINRINSDTGVVVSAVVDIVPAAIALSVRLLLCLWALFKLDAQIAVLCLILTPFMFLAGGIFRRKLKKMHKGYLESEGKIRSFLIEAFGALTVIKTFVKEKFFAKQMEDYQQASFSRQKEKNMFSIMTSTMFFLAVTAGYYAALGWGAYKISVGAMTFGTLLAILNLIGQIESPVRSISSLVPQWYAASASLERIEELQNLETDLPPVLPQSDWSAIDFSCVSFAYEGISILNNFSATVPRGSVVTVAGESGIGKSTLFKLLLGFETPGSGEIALLKEDGTRCALHSGTRSMFAYVPQVNLLMSGTIAQNIAFGNPVNSERLEKSAKQAELWGLIQSLPQGFHTELGENGYGLSEGEGQRVAIARALYADAEILLMDEGTSALDCETEKKVLENLKEMGRTIILISHRDKAFEFSDMTIDLGRKEG, from the coding sequence GTGTTCGCAAAGCTTAAAACCCATTCGTTTTTCAGCCTTTGTGGGCGATTTAAATGGTATTTACTGTTACTGACTCTGCTTGGTACAGTCGGCTCGGTGGTAGGCGTATGGTTTGCATTTGCCTCTAAAACCGTAGTGGACGTAGCGGCAGGCGAGGTGCAGGGAGATATAGTTTCTGCCATTATCATTTTAATGGTACTGGTGGTATTACAGCTTGTAATTCAGATTTTAAATTCCCGCTTTTATGTAATTGCGGCAGGTAAAATCGAAATGTATCTGCGTTCTTTGTTGTTTTCGGAGCTTTTAAATAAGAAGCTGAACGAAATCGAAAAAATGCAGACGGGCGAGCTGATTAACCGCATCAACAGCGACACCGGTGTGGTGGTTTCGGCGGTTGTGGACATTGTTCCGGCAGCCATTGCCCTTTCGGTACGGCTTCTGCTTTGCCTCTGGGCACTGTTTAAGTTGGACGCACAAATTGCTGTTTTATGTTTGATATTAACACCCTTTATGTTTTTGGCAGGCGGAATTTTCCGCAGAAAGCTTAAAAAAATGCATAAGGGATACTTAGAAAGCGAAGGGAAAATCCGTTCCTTCCTGATAGAAGCCTTTGGGGCGCTTACGGTAATCAAAACCTTTGTGAAAGAGAAATTTTTCGCAAAACAGATGGAAGACTATCAGCAGGCAAGCTTTAGTCGGCAGAAAGAGAAGAATATGTTTTCCATCATGACCTCAACCATGTTTTTCTTAGCGGTAACCGCAGGTTACTACGCGGCACTTGGTTGGGGTGCCTATAAGATTTCGGTCGGTGCAATGACTTTTGGTACATTGCTTGCGATTTTGAATCTTATAGGACAAATCGAATCTCCGGTTCGGAGCATTTCCTCGCTCGTTCCGCAGTGGTATGCCGCATCGGCATCGCTTGAGCGAATTGAGGAACTGCAAAACCTGGAAACGGACTTACCGCCCGTTTTACCGCAATCCGACTGGAGCGCAATCGATTTCTCATGCGTTTCCTTCGCATATGAAGGAATAAGCATTTTAAATAATTTTTCCGCAACCGTACCGCGGGGCAGTGTGGTTACTGTCGCCGGCGAGTCCGGAATCGGAAAAAGCACATTATTTAAATTGCTTCTCGGGTTTGAAACACCCGGGAGCGGAGAAATAGCTCTGCTTAAGGAGGATGGAACAAGATGCGCGCTACATTCCGGAACGCGCAGCATGTTTGCCTATGTTCCGCAGGTTAACCTTCTTATGTCAGGCACAATAGCACAGAATATCGCCTTTGGGAATCCGGTTAATTCCGAAAGGTTAGAGAAAAGTGCGAAACAGGCTGAACTGTGGGGTCTTATTCAGTCACTCCCGCAGGGATTCCATACAGAGCTTGGGGAAAACGGATACGGCTTGTCCGAGGGTGAAGGACAGCGTGTAGCTATTGCCAGAGCGTTGTATGCTGATGCGGAAATTTTGCTCATGGATGAAGGAACTTCTGCATTGGATTGCGAGACTGAAAAAAAGGTTCTGGAAAACCTGAAAGAGATGGGACGCACCATCATCCTGATATCTCATCGGGATAAAGCTTTCGAATTTTCCGACATGACAATTGATTTAGGCAGAAAAGAAGGTTGA